A single window of Leptospira semungkisensis DNA harbors:
- a CDS encoding radical SAM protein, whose product MNLQWLTIELTTKCDLRCDHCFALAALESKNSISLDQAKLIATEGILAGFKKLHLTGGEVTLWKDFFSLVDFAFRIGYQSLFFNTHGGHLTREFCSKVASYGDKISLTISLNGNSEIHDASRGEGSYDSAIQGIQNAQEFGLSVEIFAVVGKRLLPLLPEFAHSLFSRFPKLHRLTLIQLHRVEDDFYDVSEDLLTPQDFISMIRSAAMLALYGYPIYILDNSLSNVVAQEIGLPYLPYSPNIEGEGRFVVLVDEKITNSHSSRAEYGYFKSGIFQEILGSESYKERTRDDDSICPTCNFLNQCRRAGNPRPSLPYMDDSKELYCKRVLSLLQEEMSIERT is encoded by the coding sequence TTCGCGTTAGCTGCCTTGGAAAGTAAGAATAGTATTTCCTTGGATCAAGCCAAACTGATCGCTACAGAAGGTATTCTTGCCGGTTTCAAAAAACTACATTTAACCGGAGGCGAGGTCACTCTTTGGAAAGACTTCTTCTCTCTTGTGGATTTTGCCTTTCGTATCGGTTACCAAAGTCTTTTTTTTAATACTCACGGAGGGCATCTAACGCGTGAGTTCTGCTCTAAGGTCGCCTCTTATGGGGATAAGATCAGTCTTACGATTAGTTTGAACGGAAATTCAGAGATCCATGATGCTTCTCGTGGAGAGGGAAGCTATGACTCAGCAATCCAAGGAATACAAAACGCTCAGGAATTCGGGCTCTCTGTTGAGATATTCGCTGTGGTGGGCAAACGTCTCCTTCCCCTCTTGCCTGAGTTTGCTCATTCTCTTTTTTCTCGATTTCCAAAGTTGCATAGATTGACTTTGATCCAGTTGCACAGAGTCGAAGACGATTTTTATGATGTAAGCGAGGATCTGCTTACACCTCAGGATTTTATCAGTATGATTAGAAGCGCCGCCATGCTTGCTTTGTACGGATATCCTATTTATATATTAGATAATTCTTTATCGAATGTGGTTGCTCAAGAGATAGGACTTCCGTATCTCCCGTATTCCCCCAATATCGAAGGAGAAGGTAGATTCGTGGTGCTTGTAGACGAAAAGATCACGAACTCTCATTCTTCTCGAGCCGAGTATGGTTATTTCAAGTCTGGGATTTTTCAGGAAATCTTGGGTTCCGAGAGCTACAAGGAAAGAACTCGCGATGACGATTCGATATGTCCTACTTGCAATTTTTTGAATCAATGTAGAAGGGCAGGGAATCCTCGTCCTTCATTGCCATATATGGATGATTCAAAAGAGCTATATTGTAAAAGGGTCTTAAGCCTTTTGCAAGAAGAGATGTCAATAGAACGTACATAA